Proteins co-encoded in one Vibrio sp. SNU_ST1 genomic window:
- a CDS encoding HlyD family type I secretion periplasmic adaptor subunit, protein MSQKNFSKLNETELEYVDDKTAALLLNTPTSARIMLWIIVLFFVAAIGWSAWAEIDKVTVGQGKVIPSSQIQVVQNLEGGLVKEILVKEGQRVQKGQQLLLIDDTRFRSDFREREQQVANLTANVLMLSASLTSVVINEEFSVKEWKKSVLLDYGKLAFPPLFYDLHPKLVNRQKAEYRQDLNNLKNQLSVFDQQVGQKQQDLVEIKARVQNLRQSYNFARQELDITKPLADEGVVPKIELLKLQRQVNDTRREMTSSELKIPLLRSAIKEAMLSRIDAALNFRSEQQEKLNQAQDKLSAMTESAVGLEDRVNRTVVVSPVTGTVKTLGINTVGGVIQPGMDIVEIVPTEDSLLVEAKIAPQDIAFLRPELSAVVKFSAYDFTKYGGLVGVLEHISADTTQDEEGNSFYIVRVRTEKYSFGTNEELPIIPGMTASVDIITGKRTVLEYMLKPILSAQNNALKE, encoded by the coding sequence ATGAGTCAGAAAAATTTCAGCAAATTGAACGAGACCGAACTTGAGTATGTCGATGACAAAACAGCGGCACTGCTCCTCAATACGCCCACCAGTGCGCGTATTATGTTGTGGATTATCGTTCTGTTTTTCGTCGCTGCTATTGGTTGGTCTGCTTGGGCTGAAATCGACAAAGTGACTGTTGGCCAAGGCAAGGTGATCCCTTCCTCTCAGATTCAGGTAGTGCAAAACCTTGAAGGTGGTTTGGTTAAAGAAATTTTAGTCAAAGAAGGGCAACGAGTTCAAAAAGGGCAACAATTACTATTAATCGATGACACTCGATTCCGCTCTGACTTTCGTGAACGTGAGCAACAAGTTGCGAACTTAACGGCTAATGTACTCATGCTGTCCGCTTCACTGACCAGTGTTGTTATCAATGAAGAATTCTCAGTAAAAGAGTGGAAAAAAAGTGTCTTACTCGATTATGGTAAACTCGCCTTCCCACCACTATTCTACGACCTTCACCCAAAATTGGTTAATCGCCAAAAAGCAGAATATCGTCAAGATCTGAATAACCTGAAGAACCAACTTTCCGTTTTTGATCAACAGGTTGGACAAAAACAACAAGACCTAGTTGAAATAAAAGCGCGTGTTCAGAATTTAAGACAGAGTTACAACTTTGCCCGACAAGAGCTGGATATTACCAAGCCTCTTGCTGATGAAGGGGTGGTGCCAAAAATTGAACTGCTCAAGCTGCAAAGACAAGTTAACGACACTCGCCGAGAAATGACCTCGAGCGAACTCAAAATCCCTCTTCTACGTTCAGCAATCAAAGAAGCGATGCTCAGTCGTATCGATGCTGCACTGAACTTCCGATCAGAGCAACAAGAGAAACTAAACCAAGCACAAGATAAGCTTTCTGCAATGACGGAATCAGCGGTTGGCCTTGAAGACAGAGTTAATCGTACTGTAGTCGTTTCTCCAGTAACAGGAACCGTCAAAACGCTTGGTATTAATACCGTAGGCGGTGTTATCCAGCCGGGTATGGACATTGTTGAAATTGTACCAACTGAAGACTCCCTATTAGTTGAGGCGAAAATCGCCCCACAAGATATCGCATTCTTGCGTCCAGAATTGAGCGCTGTTGTTAAGTTCAGTGCCTATGACTTTACTAAATACGGTGGTTTAGTGGGTGTGTTAGAACACATCAGTGCCGATACCACTCAAGATGAAGAAGGAAATAGTTTTTACATCGTGCGTGTTCGTACCGAGAAGTACAGCTTTGGGACAAATGAAGAGCTGCCTATCATTCCAGGTATGACCGCTTCTGTCGATATCATCACCGGCAAAAGAACCGTGCTTGAATATATGTTGAAGCCAATTTTGAGTGCTCAAAACAACGCACTAAAAGAGTAA